A part of Carettochelys insculpta isolate YL-2023 chromosome 1, ASM3395843v1, whole genome shotgun sequence genomic DNA contains:
- the LOC142008031 gene encoding uncharacterized protein LOC142008031: MGLGQSSPKDNTPLGCVLKLWKIIGGDPTTKSRLRRLCTVEWPQYNLEGQERWPPEGSLNYNTILQLLLFLQRTGKWEEHMYGQCFEYLRNRPDLQEMCGLTCVVQPIVNKPNVNCHQDPPSASAPTPPPYRERVSHDSEIAPSAGLYPLVTETVVDRPGAADRQATTMQVYSHVPFNPIDLATFKPQAGEFSTDPSRFISIFKGCLASHKPDWNDCQVLMRTLLSEVESNQVVTKAREKARKRHELGRSEKKQFVKSLSPAIGNNCVPFWEQQDFADYGYLILGYWLSLCTSVLKKVTETCSVLKKKKEAQHAFKALKLRVMEAPALGLSDITKPFHSIYVHERKGVALGILTQKVGSWKRPVAYFSKQLDTVARGWPACLRAVAAAAIVLEEAGKLTLGREVEVNTPHAVQALLEAKGGLWLTQARLTKYQASLPENAEVKLVTSPTLNPATLLPEKGAEEIEHDCLETIDTQYSSRPHLKDQPLLNADLEWFTDGSSQVINGRRRAGYAIVSLHETIEAHPLPVGTSAQLAELIALTRALEMAKDLRVTIWTDSKYVFGVAHAHAGIWKERGMLTAQGEPVKYGEQIQAFLQAIQEPKEVAIVHCRAHQRGDGDVTKGNARADREAKRVANTEDIALLPLIPTLPDPHEKPEYSAQEQQLAEQLQLNLREGWFVRDNQPIPLDQPLHDIQPGDSVLLRTWKEEPLQEKWKGPHLILLTTKTAAKLEGVKPWVHFTRLKKVKPAEEKEWTVSRVTPEAEEDLGLKLLFKRK; the protein is encoded by the exons ATGGGACTAGGTCAAAGTAGCCCCAAGGATAATACTCCCTTGGGTTGTGTTTTGAAACTTTGGAAAATTATAGGGGGGGACCCCACAACCAAATCTAGACTAAGGAGACTGTGCACAGTAGAGTGGCCACAGTATAACTTAGAAGGGCAGGAgcggtggccaccagagggatccctaaattataacaccatattgcagctgcttttgttctTACAACGTACTggtaaatgggaagaacatatgtatggccagtgttttgaatatcttagaaatagaCCAGACttgcaggaaatgtgtggattaACATGTGTAGTACAACCAATTGTAAATAAGCCTAATGTAAACTGTCACCAGGACCCCCCTTCggcttctgcacccacaccccctccatataGGGAAAGGGTTTCCCATGATTCAGAGATAGCCCCATCGGCTGGATTATATCCATTAGTGACTGAAACAGTGGTTGACAGACCGGGAGCTGCAGATCGGCAGGCTACTACTATGCAGGTGTATTCCCATGTGCCCTTTAATCCGATCGATTTGGCAACTTTTAAACCCCAAGCCGGGGAGTTTTCCACGGATCCTAGccgctttatttcaattttcaaagggtgtttagccagtcacaagcctgattggaatgactgtcaggtCCTAATGAGAACCCTGTTGTCTGAAGTGGAGAGTAACCAGGttgtaacaaaagccagggagAAAGCAAGAAAAAGGCATGAACTTGGCAGGAGCGAAAAAAAGCAATTTGTCAAATCCCTAAGCCCAGCAATAGGAAACAACTGCGTGCCTTTTTGGGAACAGCAGGATTTTGCAGATTATGGATACCTGATTTTGGGGTACTGGTTAAGCCTCTGTACGAGTGTGttaaagaaagtaacagagacttgttctgttttaaaaaaaaaaaaagaggctcaacatgcatttaaagctttaaaattgcgtgtaatggaagctccagccctaggtCTATCAGATATTACTAAACCATTTCACTCGATTTatgtgcatgaaaggaagggagtggcCCTGGGAATATTAACTCAAAAGGTGGGAAGTTGGAAGCGACCTGTGGCTTACTTCTCTAAACAATTAGATACTGTTGCTAGAGGTTGGCCAGCGTGCCTGCGGGCGGTGGCGGCTGCAGCCATCGTCTTAGAGGAGGCAGGAAAACTTACTTTGGGAAGGGAAGTTGAGGTCAACACCCCACACGCTGTCCAAGCCCTGCTAGAGGCAAAAGGAGGGCTTTGGCTCACGCAAGCCCGACTCACAAAGTACCAAGCGTCGTTGCCAGAGAATGCAGAAGTTAAGTTAGTAACCAGTCCAACTTTGAACCCAGCCACCCTTTTACCTGAAAAGGGGGCAGAGGAAATTGAGCATGACTGTTTAGAGACTATTGACACTCAATATTCGAGCCGCCCTCACCTTAAAGACCAACCACTTTTAAATGCGGACTTAGAGTGGTTCACAGATGGCAGTTCCCAAGTGATAAACGGAAGAAGGAGAGCTGGATATGCGATAGTCAGCCTGCACGAAACTATTGAGGCCCATCCTTTACCAGTGGGTACATCAGCTCAGCTAGCAGAACTTATAGCCCTCACTCGAGCCCTGGAAATGGCTAAGGATCTGCGAGTTACAATTTGGACGGACTCTAAGTATGTATTTGGGGTAGCACACGCCCATGCTGGAATTTGGAAAGAAAGGGGAATGCTCACAGCTCAAGGGGAGCCGGTCAAATATGGAGAACAAATCCAGGCTTTCCTCCAGGCTATACAGGAACCAAAGGAGGTAGCTATTGTCCATTGTCGAGCTCACCAAAGGGGGGATGGAGATGTAACTAAAGGTAATGCCCGGGCAGACCGAGAGGCCAAACGGGTAGCGAATACGGAAGATattgctcttttgcctctgaTTCCCACTCTCCCAGATCCCCATGAGAAGCCAGAATATtctgcccaagaacagcagttagctgagcagttacagctgaacctgcgagaaggatg GTTTGTTCGTGACAATCAGCCCATTCCGTTGGACCAACCCCTTCACGatattcagccaggagacagcgtGTTGCTTCGGACGTGGAAAGAGGAGCCCCTTcaagagaagtggaaaggaccccacctcatTTTATTGACCACAAAAACTGCTGCTAAACTAGAAGGAGTCAAACCGTGGGTCCATTTCACTCGATTAAAGAAGGTCAAACCggctgaggaaaaggagtggactgtgagccgtgtcaccccagaagctgaagaggatTTAGGACTGAAATTGTTGTTTAAGCGAAAGTAA